A window of the Fusarium poae strain DAOMC 252244 chromosome 3, whole genome shotgun sequence genome harbors these coding sequences:
- a CDS encoding hypothetical protein (BUSCO:52765at5125), which produces MSYYFAIVGTQDNPLFEHEFGTSKQGGDGQSRFSDQVRHLNQFILHSSLDIAEEVQWSHGQMYLKCIDKFFNNYISCFVTAGNVKFLLLHQPIVPTGTSSRSSTAIGANPTSQATEEAIKLFFTEVYENWVKAIMSPFYRANMEVRSPIFRTRVAAAGRKYL; this is translated from the exons ATGAGTTATTACTTTGCCATCGTTGGCACTCAGGACAACCCGCTATTTGAACATGAGTTCGGCACCTCGaaacagggcggcgatggcCAGTCGCGCTTCAGTGATCAAGTCCGTCATTTGAACCAGTTTATCCTACATTCAAGTCTTGATATCGCAGAGGAAGTGCAGTGGTCGCATGGACAAAT GTACCTAAAATGTATCGACAAATTCTTCAACAATTACATCTCATGCTTCGTCACTGCCGGCAACGTCAAATTCCTCCTCCTTCATCAACCCATCGTCCCGACTGGCACATCATCGCGATCGTCAACCGCTATCGGCGCCAACCCTACCAGCCAAGCGACAGAAGAGGCTATTAAGCTGTTCTTTACAGAGGTGTATGAGAATTGGGTCAAGGCGATCATGAGTCCTTTCTACCGCGCAAACATGGAAGTACGCAGTCCTATCTTCAGGACACGGGTGGCAGCAGCAGGGAGAAAATACCTTTAG
- a CDS encoding hypothetical protein (BUSCO:58012at5125), translating into MFGAFRITNPLSGGLLWKVPWRLSKFQKRRHRLRLRAVDDVVATVDAALAKKGQTLEALDRWKAEMPTEAEMLPRDKYTMFDRKAKRYRKGIHKLPKWTRVSQRVNPPGY; encoded by the exons ATGTTCGGCGCATTTCGCATCACGAATCCTCTATCTGGAGGCCTTCTGTGGAAGGTCCCATGGAGGCTGTCCAAGTTCCAGAAGCGCCGCCACCGACTTCGTCTCCGAGCCGTCGACGATGTTGTAGCAACCGTTGATGCTGCTCTTGCCAAGAAGGGACAGACTCTTGAGGCCCTTGACCGATGGAAGGCTGAGATGCCTACTGAGGCTGAAATGCTGCCAAGGGATAAATACACCATGTTTGACCGCAAGGCCAAGCGTTACCGCAAGGGTATTCACA AGCTACCCAAGTGGACAAGAGTGTCACAACGAGTCAACCCCCCTGGTTACTAG
- a CDS encoding hypothetical protein (BUSCO:52151at5125) — protein MRPGVRSTVERLDRPSAYYQNRNKRRRDRDDDSNQPQEPQVDPLANATTLYVGNLSFYTTEEQVYELFAKCGEIKRLVMGLDRFSKTPCGFCFVEYYTHQDALDCLKYVGGTKLDERIIRTDLDPGFEEGRQYGRGKSGGQVRDEYREDFDEGRGGIGRAIQAEERDEYAEGK, from the exons ATGCGACCTGGCGTTAGAAGCACAGTAGAGCGCCTTGATAGGCCCAGCGCCTACTATCAGAACCGC AACAAGCGAAGACGCGATCGCGATGACGACagcaaccaaccacaagAGCCCCAAGTCGATCCTTTGGCCAATGCTACAACCCTCTATGTTGGCAACCT GTCTTTCTACACAACAGAAGAACAAGTTTACGAGCTTTTTGCAAAGTGCGGCGAAATCAAGCGCCTCGTCATGGGCCTCGATCGTTTCAGCAAAACACCCTGCGGTTTCTGCTTCGTTGAGTATTACACACACCAGGACGCTCTTGATTGTTTGAAGTATGTCGGTGGCACAAAACTCGATGAACGCATTATTCGTACCGATCTGGACCCTGGCTTTGAGGAGGGTCGCCAGTACGGTCGTGGCAAATCTGGCGGCCAAGTACGTGACGAGTACCGCGAGGACTTTGACGAGGGCAGAGGAGGAATTGGCAGGGCGATACAGGCCGAGGAACGTGACGAGTACGCTGAGGGAAAGTAG